In Saccharicrinis fermentans DSM 9555 = JCM 21142, a genomic segment contains:
- a CDS encoding FAD-dependent oxidoreductase, producing the protein MSRRKFLGLTGGVLGAAALGSMAFSGDGWSEEKPSFDVGDMESEDVEVDVLVIGSGMAGLFAAVKAHDAGAKVMMVSKGRLGSSGQTPFAKGIFVYDAATAEYSLDEYVDAVSYSAMGTNNPIYTRQVAEHSKARVQELREWGFFDSPLYHKAFSKPIRERNIPVIERVTITHLIKEDEKMVGAAGFSIDEAKTYFFNAKSVVLCTGAGGFKPNGFPICDLTHDGTVMAYNIGAKVTGKEWNDGHPGRAKNAAACFDGWGDMFLQKPNTVGVGIRHDLGVDMNYMAYMSGGAAKMGPPGDGASKQVAGGPYRPEGIGGENTRGHERSHPQNKRPERDSPAGDRPEGGRAAGAREKEGERKGPPPGMGGNPVGGASAGMAIHKSEGLVPINDQCESNITGLFAAGDALGSYMSGAIYTQIGSSLAGSAVQGAIAGEAAAVYSNGIQGLSVSAKKKKDITSEIQAPLQRTSGYSPAWVTQTLQGIMIPNFVLYIKKESLMRAALAYVEELRDHHLPMLKANDLHELRLAHETANMVISAEMKLKASLMRTESRCSHYRLDYPEVDHQNWEAWINIYKGEDGSMQLEKQPFKA; encoded by the coding sequence ATGTCACGACGCAAGTTTCTTGGGCTAACAGGAGGCGTGTTGGGAGCGGCTGCCTTGGGTTCTATGGCTTTTTCTGGTGATGGATGGAGTGAGGAGAAACCTTCATTTGATGTGGGCGATATGGAGAGTGAAGATGTGGAAGTCGACGTGTTGGTAATAGGAAGTGGTATGGCCGGATTGTTTGCAGCGGTAAAAGCGCATGATGCAGGTGCTAAGGTGATGATGGTTTCTAAGGGGCGGCTGGGCTCATCAGGACAAACACCCTTTGCAAAGGGTATTTTCGTTTATGATGCAGCAACGGCTGAATATAGTTTAGATGAATATGTAGATGCAGTATCCTACTCTGCGATGGGTACCAATAATCCCATTTATACTCGTCAGGTGGCAGAACACTCAAAGGCCCGCGTGCAGGAGCTACGAGAATGGGGTTTCTTTGATTCCCCTTTGTATCACAAAGCATTTAGTAAGCCCATTCGAGAACGAAATATACCCGTCATTGAAAGGGTTACGATTACCCATCTGATTAAAGAGGATGAGAAGATGGTGGGAGCAGCGGGTTTTAGTATCGATGAAGCTAAAACTTATTTTTTTAATGCGAAAAGTGTTGTTCTTTGTACTGGAGCGGGAGGTTTTAAACCCAATGGTTTTCCTATTTGTGATTTAACACATGATGGGACTGTGATGGCTTATAATATCGGGGCTAAAGTTACAGGTAAAGAGTGGAATGATGGGCATCCCGGGAGAGCTAAAAATGCTGCAGCATGTTTTGATGGTTGGGGTGATATGTTCTTGCAAAAGCCTAATACAGTTGGTGTGGGTATTCGTCATGATTTAGGTGTGGATATGAACTACATGGCTTATATGAGTGGAGGTGCAGCTAAAATGGGACCTCCGGGGGATGGTGCCAGTAAGCAAGTTGCTGGTGGACCATATCGTCCTGAAGGAATTGGAGGAGAAAATACCCGAGGCCATGAAAGGTCTCATCCTCAAAATAAAAGGCCTGAAAGGGATAGTCCAGCGGGAGATAGGCCAGAAGGAGGACGTGCTGCTGGGGCTAGGGAGAAGGAAGGAGAACGGAAGGGACCTCCCCCGGGTATGGGTGGTAATCCTGTGGGAGGGGCCTCAGCAGGTATGGCGATTCATAAATCAGAGGGCTTGGTTCCAATCAACGATCAGTGCGAGTCTAATATTACCGGTTTATTTGCGGCAGGAGATGCCTTGGGGTCATATATGTCCGGAGCTATCTACACTCAGATAGGATCTTCATTGGCCGGATCAGCAGTTCAGGGAGCCATCGCAGGAGAGGCTGCAGCTGTCTACTCAAATGGGATTCAAGGACTGTCTGTATCCGCGAAAAAAAAGAAGGATATCACAAGTGAGATTCAAGCACCTTTGCAAAGAACGTCTGGTTATAGTCCTGCTTGGGTTACACAAACCTTGCAAGGTATCATGATACCTAATTTTGTTCTCTATATAAAAAAAGAGAGCTTGATGCGCGCTGCCTTGGCTTATGTCGAAGAGTTGCGAGATCATCATTTGCCTATGCTCAAAGCAAATGATTTACATGAACTACGCCTGGCGCACGAGACCGCTAATATGGTTATTAGTGCTGAGATGAAATTAAAAGCATCGTTGATGCGTACTGAGAGTAGATGTAGTCATTATCGGTTGGATTATCCTGAGGTGGATCACCAAAACTGGGAGGCTTGGATAAATATTTATAAAGGAGAAGATGGAAGTATGCAGTTGGAAAAACAACCGTTTAAAGCGTAA
- a CDS encoding ferric reductase-like transmembrane domain-containing protein, producing the protein MMEKLLRKYNTATMLCVFIGLPIAFWALDDSSGRAWVKEAISILTILSFSMMLLQFYLTRSNKRVLKVHRMGKVVKWHKLVGYVFVPILLVHPFLVVVPRYFEAGIDPTDAFYTLITSFNSTGVVLGMIAWCLMWIIALTSLFRNRLAMSYRIWRVFHGILSIVFVVIAAWHVIDLGRHSNVWMTGFIVLVASGGVCLLAVVYFSKSNQGGPSNE; encoded by the coding sequence ATGATGGAAAAATTACTTAGAAAATATAATACGGCCACAATGTTGTGTGTCTTTATTGGTCTGCCCATCGCATTTTGGGCTTTGGATGATTCTTCTGGAAGGGCCTGGGTGAAGGAAGCCATTTCAATACTTACGATTTTATCATTCTCGATGATGTTATTGCAATTTTATTTGACACGCAGTAATAAGAGAGTGTTGAAGGTGCATCGTATGGGCAAGGTGGTAAAATGGCATAAGTTGGTAGGGTATGTGTTTGTGCCTATATTGTTGGTTCATCCTTTTTTGGTAGTGGTGCCGCGGTATTTTGAGGCTGGGATTGATCCTACTGATGCCTTTTATACTTTGATCACCTCTTTTAATAGCACGGGAGTTGTGCTGGGAATGATTGCGTGGTGCCTAATGTGGATTATTGCACTGACTTCTTTGTTCAGAAATCGTTTAGCTATGTCTTATCGTATATGGCGTGTATTTCATGGAATCTTATCCATCGTTTTTGTGGTGATTGCCGCCTGGCATGTAATCGATTTAGGGCGACATTCCAATGTTTGGATGACTGGTTTTATAGTGTTGGTGGCCAGTGGTGGAGTGTGCTTGTTGGCTGTTGTTTATTTTTCAAAATCGAATCAAGGAGGACCTAGTAATGAGTAA
- a CDS encoding 4Fe-4S dicluster domain-containing protein translates to MSIKSIKGCIGCGTCEKTCPTDVIRMDKRSGKAVIMYPADCQICHLCRMYCPVDAITISPEKTIPVIVSWG, encoded by the coding sequence ATGTCAATAAAATCAATCAAAGGTTGTATCGGTTGTGGTACCTGTGAAAAGACATGTCCCACGGATGTGATTCGGATGGATAAGCGTTCCGGTAAAGCGGTCATCATGTATCCTGCCGACTGTCAGATATGTCATTTGTGTCGCATGTATTGTCCGGTAGATGCGATTACTATTTCGCCGGAAAAAACGATACCAGTCATTGTTTCATGGGGTTAA
- a CDS encoding CotH kinase family protein, translating to MKKSILILFTIMFITFTACRNDDNISEDIDDEEEVLEEEELDRTDYSDWTELTHSNDVDPDYATVFNQSEVLRFDIEISSSDWSSMQSDLSSLFNTGGSRPGMTTSFDDPMWVKCSFKFNGKEWYNVGIRYKGNSSLQSAYQSGNNKLSFKLDFDEFEDDYPALKNQRFYGFKQLNLNNNYDDASLMREKVGADLFRQFGLAASQTAFCVVYLDHGDGSQYYGVYTLVEEVDDTVIDTQFADGSGNLYKPDGDAASFASGTYDTDEMELKTNEETADYSDVRALYDAINSSSRTSDVEAWKASVEGVFDVDNFLKWLAANTVIQNWDTYGNMTHNYYLYNNPENSLLTWIPWDNNEAFQDGKQSGALSLAMSEVSSNWPLIKYLMDQDDYQAIYEGYLLQFVDEVFEPSVMIDTYADYYDMLKEYAYAEQSGYTYIYSDSYFDSAVSYLKSHVQSRNDAVNSYLDK from the coding sequence ATGAAAAAAAGTATTTTAATATTATTTACCATCATGTTCATTACTTTTACGGCTTGTCGTAATGATGATAATATATCGGAAGATATTGATGATGAAGAAGAAGTTCTGGAAGAGGAAGAACTAGATAGAACGGATTATAGTGATTGGACGGAATTAACACATAGTAATGATGTTGATCCTGACTATGCTACTGTTTTTAATCAATCGGAAGTATTGCGTTTCGATATAGAGATAAGTAGTTCTGATTGGTCGTCTATGCAATCTGATCTATCATCATTGTTTAATACCGGTGGCTCGAGGCCGGGAATGACTACTTCTTTTGATGATCCAATGTGGGTAAAATGTTCTTTTAAGTTCAATGGTAAGGAATGGTATAATGTAGGTATTCGTTATAAGGGTAATTCCAGTCTTCAGTCGGCTTACCAGTCGGGAAACAATAAGTTGTCCTTTAAACTTGATTTTGATGAATTTGAGGATGATTATCCTGCGTTGAAAAATCAGCGTTTTTATGGTTTTAAACAGCTTAATTTGAATAATAATTATGATGATGCATCGCTCATGCGAGAGAAAGTGGGTGCCGACCTTTTTCGTCAGTTTGGTCTGGCCGCTTCTCAAACAGCATTTTGTGTGGTTTATCTTGATCATGGTGATGGTTCACAGTATTATGGTGTATACACCCTGGTGGAAGAAGTGGATGATACGGTTATAGATACTCAATTTGCCGATGGATCCGGAAACTTATATAAACCCGATGGTGATGCTGCCTCTTTTGCCAGTGGTACTTATGATACGGATGAGATGGAACTGAAAACAAATGAGGAAACAGCTGATTATTCTGACGTACGTGCGCTTTATGATGCCATCAATAGTTCCTCGAGAACAAGTGATGTGGAAGCATGGAAAGCTAGTGTGGAGGGCGTTTTCGATGTGGATAATTTTTTAAAATGGTTGGCAGCCAATACGGTTATTCAAAACTGGGACACGTATGGTAATATGACGCATAATTATTATCTGTATAATAACCCGGAAAATAGTCTTCTAACATGGATTCCGTGGGATAATAATGAAGCTTTTCAGGACGGAAAGCAAAGCGGTGCGCTTAGTTTAGCGATGTCGGAAGTTAGTAGTAATTGGCCTCTTATTAAATATTTAATGGATCAGGATGATTATCAGGCGATTTATGAAGGGTATTTGTTGCAGTTCGTAGATGAGGTGTTTGAACCTTCGGTGATGATAGATACTTATGCGGATTATTATGATATGTTGAAGGAATATGCTTATGCGGAACAGTCGGGTTATACTTATATTTATAGTGACTCTTACTTTGATAGCGCAGTGTCCTATCTAAAATCACATGTGCAGTCTCGAAATGATGCTGTCAATAGTTATCTGGACAAATAA
- a CDS encoding DUF2490 domain-containing protein, translated as MKTSKHINVGCWLVVLLLVGNYAIAQDVENEYQTRTELKLSFKPWKKVKVNVSPQLRFDESFTLDKSLIEGELEYKVLDLLTLGAAYRFIANQREKKDTEYLSRYSYSATAEKDFNRFEGAFRLMYSNYADDDDDDVLDFLRYKLSIKYDIAKCKITPSVSTELFQELNGSSVYKMRYSVGADYKLFKGNYLGVDYKFDYYKSEYRNKHIVSVGYKIKF; from the coding sequence ATGAAAACTTCTAAGCATATAAATGTGGGGTGCTGGTTGGTAGTCCTCTTGCTGGTGGGCAATTATGCCATAGCACAGGATGTGGAAAATGAATACCAGACACGTACCGAACTGAAATTGAGCTTTAAACCCTGGAAAAAGGTGAAGGTGAATGTTTCTCCTCAATTGCGTTTTGATGAAAGTTTTACCCTGGATAAAAGTTTAATAGAGGGTGAGTTGGAGTATAAAGTGCTGGATTTATTAACGTTGGGCGCTGCATATAGGTTTATTGCCAACCAAAGAGAAAAGAAAGATACAGAATATTTAAGCCGCTACTCGTATAGTGCAACAGCAGAAAAGGATTTTAATCGTTTTGAAGGGGCATTTAGGCTAATGTATAGTAATTATGCTGACGATGACGATGATGATGTTTTGGATTTTTTACGATATAAATTGTCTATTAAATATGATATTGCCAAATGTAAAATAACACCTTCTGTGTCTACTGAGCTATTTCAGGAGCTCAATGGATCGTCTGTTTATAAAATGAGATATTCTGTTGGAGCGGATTATAAGTTGTTCAAGGGTAATTATCTGGGCGTGGATTATAAATTCGATTATTATAAAAGTGAATATCGTAATAAGCATATTGTAAGTGTTGGATATAAAATAAAGTTTTAA
- a CDS encoding DUF4956 domain-containing protein, with the protein MIDLNSIADKVPGKVINSMPSKLEMWEDGFRFLDIKIINVSDFTELLVRFAFNTILLFLVVHFMYARNSRRKDFYFSYLSIGVIVFLLSFLLNSVKLELGFALGLFAIFGIIRYRTDAIPIKEMTYLFIVIGISVINALANKKVSYAELIITNFVIVFGLWVLEKRLMLKQEGSVRLVYEKIENIHALKSDILLQDLKDRTGIQIKRYEIQKIDFLKDVAEIILYFNVNGQDKHKAKSLGDLQS; encoded by the coding sequence ATGATTGATTTGAATAGCATTGCGGACAAGGTTCCCGGTAAAGTGATCAATAGTATGCCATCAAAACTTGAGATGTGGGAGGATGGCTTTCGTTTTCTGGATATTAAAATAATAAACGTATCTGATTTTACGGAGCTGTTGGTGCGCTTTGCTTTTAATACAATACTTTTATTCTTGGTTGTGCACTTTATGTACGCCAGAAATAGCAGACGAAAAGATTTTTACTTCAGTTATCTATCTATTGGTGTAATCGTTTTTCTATTGAGCTTTTTGCTGAATAGTGTAAAGCTTGAATTGGGCTTTGCCTTGGGCTTGTTTGCCATCTTCGGAATTATACGCTACAGAACCGATGCCATTCCCATAAAGGAGATGACCTATCTATTTATCGTGATTGGTATATCTGTTATTAATGCGTTGGCTAATAAAAAAGTGAGTTATGCTGAGCTGATTATAACAAACTTTGTGATTGTTTTTGGCCTATGGGTGCTTGAAAAACGCCTGATGTTAAAGCAGGAAGGTTCTGTCAGACTTGTTTATGAAAAGATTGAAAATATCCATGCTTTAAAAAGCGATATCCTTCTTCAGGATTTAAAAGATCGTACAGGAATACAGATTAAGCGTTACGAGATACAAAAAATTGATTTTTTAAAGGATGTGGCTGAAATAATACTCTATTTCAATGTGAATGGACAGGATAAACACAAGGCTAAATCTCTTGGTGATTTGCAATCGTAA
- a CDS encoding polyphosphate polymerase domain-containing protein has product MKINIFDSIQLREMEKVKLMNRVDKKYWFHVSRLSALLEEINESYFLLDMDGQSLLPYSTVYFDTPEDRMFIAHHNGKLNRYKIRRRSYVSSGISFFEVKFKNNKGRTIKKRIPSDFMEPGFSSQEIDFIHEMTPFCHQELKRSLVNHFSRLTLVNKNFKERCTIDLNLQFQQAQNSVGLGDLAIVEVKSDGRSSVSPLLMALRNQRIKPAGFSKYCVGRAITNRHLKRNAFKEKIRSIEKVLHTENRLYN; this is encoded by the coding sequence ATGAAAATAAACATATTTGATTCTATTCAGCTAAGAGAGATGGAAAAAGTGAAGTTGATGAACAGGGTTGATAAAAAATACTGGTTTCATGTAAGCAGACTCTCTGCCTTGTTGGAAGAGATAAATGAAAGCTATTTCTTACTGGATATGGACGGACAAAGCTTATTACCATATTCTACGGTATATTTTGATACACCCGAAGATCGTATGTTTATTGCGCACCATAATGGAAAACTCAATAGGTATAAAATTCGACGAAGAAGCTATGTCTCTTCGGGAATCAGCTTTTTTGAGGTGAAATTCAAGAATAATAAAGGACGAACAATCAAAAAACGTATTCCATCTGATTTTATGGAGCCAGGTTTTTCTTCTCAAGAAATTGATTTTATACATGAAATGACACCTTTTTGTCATCAGGAGTTAAAGAGATCGCTTGTCAATCATTTCTCACGTTTGACCCTGGTTAATAAAAATTTTAAAGAGCGTTGTACCATAGATCTCAATCTTCAGTTTCAACAAGCCCAAAATAGTGTTGGGCTGGGTGATTTGGCGATTGTTGAAGTGAAGTCGGATGGTCGTTCTTCTGTGTCCCCATTGCTGATGGCACTGCGTAACCAGCGTATTAAACCTGCTGGTTTTAGCAAATACTGTGTGGGACGTGCCATTACAAATAGGCATTTAAAACGTAATGCTTTTAAGGAAAAAATAAGAAGTATCGAAAAGGTATTGCATACAGAAAATAGGCTTTATAATTAA